The window CGGTAACGGGAAGaaagatggtggtggtggtggtggtggtggtggtgttgagaTACCTGTGCAAGTAAAATCAGTGGCGATCGGAGAGACAATGGTGGTGATGAGGAAGTtcgatttgggaagatgatggaatcttaaTAATTTTTATCTAaattactaagagggtaaaattgacattTGAATTTTTAGGGGTAACCTTGCTTAACGTCAAGGGAAAAGTTGACATTTTGATAAAATTTAGGATGTACTTACCATTTCGAATAGTTACACGGGTAGCTTTTGTTAGTGTTGCAGGAAGGAAACCAGAGTTGGGAACTAATGGAGTATAATAGCTGAGCGCGTAGTAGAGGATTCTGCTACACAGCCTTGGCCTTTTGGCTCTTTCCCAAGTTCCGAGAAACCTGGAAAATGGATGTGCAGTTTTAGGTTTGCAGCTCGGTTGTGTAATTAATAAAgatgttattttaattaaacagtACTGTAACGCACTTGGGGTGGTGGCGCAGTTGGCTAGCGCGTAGGTCTCATAGCTAAGAGTGATCCTGAGGTCGAGAGTTCGAGCCTCTCtcaccccaatttttttttttgttttttttttttctaaaaatagattTCCTCGCTCGATAAGCAAACATACGGCTGATATTTTGTGTCATAGAAACATAGGGTGGGTGGGTATTTCGCTTACCCCCATTTGTTTAGGAGCAGCCTAGCCCCCAGCACAGAGAATATTTGGCCTTAAACATAACATTAGGTATGTCTACCAAATTTCTCATAGGTATAATTTTGTATATCTACgagataaaataattaattacaaaacaagtagatTATCTTAACTAGTACCTCAAGACAAAATTCCAATTTTCTTAACACATGGTGAAGAgcgagaatctcttcatccttAGGATCCCACCCTCTGATTGGACCGGAGAAAGGTATTTGGACCTTCGTTAATAGGGGAAGATATTCACTCTTCACAGAGTTCAATCACAGCGTCAAACGACCATCAATGAATGGTGAAAAAATTAAATCCTTAAAATTTCCATCAAACCAACAATCCTCAAGATTCAAGCATGTACCTTGAATCGAAAACTTGTACTCTGAACTGAAGCTGATAGACCCTGAATTAAGTATTTGGAGAACCTaccttgaaaaaataaataaacaaataagacGTACCcattgcacgaggctcccgtcactgcgaagtctgggaagggtcataacgtatgcaaccttaccctactttcacagagaggttgtttccaaactcaaatccatgaccatttggtcacaatgAAACAACCTTACCATtacaccaaggcccgccctcgaAGAGCCTACCTAAGTGCTTCCTACAAATTTACTGTCCATCCACCTTCAGGTCTTGGAGGATTCATTTTCGAGTATTTCTTCCAGATGTGGATCacaaatatttttatttgggaggCAGTTTTCTAttcgagagtgtggcctacaccaacactctcatgtgtctatttctttcctccttaaaacaaggggtcagaactgtcttttcaaatgggaaCTCATAAGAGTACTGGCATATAAGACACAATCccagacagagttctttttttacctttttatttttattgaaggaTCAACAAAtattggagagaggaatgagttTTGTTTGAGTGTTAAATCAGCCTCCTTTCATTTGGCCTTAAAAACATAATCACTGGGAGacaaaaaatgcagaaaatcGTCTTCATCATCACAGGTTTCTTTGGTTATTCGATCTCCGGATGAAATATGGAAACCTACACTTTACATGAAACATCAAGAACCTCCATGTCTATACCAATCGTCATGTGCCGAGGATCTCGATTTAAGAGGACAGAGATGAACATCAAGTGCTTTGAGGATATGAACAGACAACCTGTATATAATACATACTAATTTTCTTTCTATAAGTATGTCCACAACAAAGGGAATAGCTGGCACCATCAACCCCTTAACCCAAGCACCCTTCCCCCAAAACAAATAATTTCCCTCCACAATCTTGACCGGGTCAAAGATTGCATCCGGCTGCAGCAGCTATTTTGAGTGTTCTGCTTGGCCTAAAGAAACCAAATCAATCCAGTAATATTAGGGAAGCTGCAGTATGGCTCCAATCTGAGTTAGTGCTTAATGGTTAGCTCTGCTCTGAGGTGGAGAATGTCATTGATGAAGTAAAGACTGTCATCAGCCATGAAAGATGTCCATGCCATGGCAAACAGGTTTCTGTACCCAACTGCCTTCCCCCCTGTGAAAGTGTAGTTGCCTTTGTATTTGCTCACATACTCCTCCTTAGGCTTTGACCTTGCTGCAAACTCATAATCCACTGCGAAGCTCACAGAGCCCTTCTCCTGCATCCCTAAAAATAGCCCAAAGCAGTGGAACGAGCTCTGCTGATCCATATTACAGTGAGCTGACAAGAAGAAACCCTGCCCACCTAGGTGAAACGCCTGTGAATAGACTCTCCCAGATGGAAACAGCTTTGTGCACTCCTCCCTCTTCAAGTCCAAGTACACCACACACTGCTGCCTTGGCAGCTCAAATTCCACCACCTTAACTGGACGGTACTTGTACGCCCTCTCCACAAAACGACAGTTGGTGGCAGCAGCCTCCTCAGCGGCCAAGGAATGCTGCCGATGAGGGGCCTCAGCCTTGAAAAAAAGGGCTTCGAGAACAACTTTCGATGCCAGTTCATGATCGAAGTCATTGCAGGTGAGGACCTTCTTCAGCTTCCTGCAAGTCATGCAAGGGAAGCGGATGAGGCGGCCCAGGCGTGAGCCCAAGATCTCCCGTCGCTCCTCCAGTTTGGGGTAGTGGGCTCGGGCCCATTTCAGCACAAAGTCATAGACCGAATCTTCTGATGCCACCTGGAGATTATCACTGGACAGAACAGCCTCAATTCCTGCTAACGGCAAGCTCAACACTTCTTCTTGAAACCTGCTTAGAGCaagatattattattattgaacTCTATTACAGTTACAGATGATTAAACATAGAACATGTCATAATTAAGAAAGAGCAGACAAAAAAGAGGTCAGGCTGACTATACACTGGAAGAAACTTGCTCTAATTTCATGTTATGTCCAATAATCTTGCATATGCATTTGTACCATATGTGACCAAAACAGCCAACCCCTTGACATATACCGTCCTATGTTGGCTACAAGGGTTGAATCCCCTCTCAAGGTAATGAATAGGACTCAAAAGTTTATCAGCGTTTAAAAATCTGTGCTACCTAGAAGCCTAGACTCTGGTCTAATTAACACTTTAATTCGCTACCTGACAACATCACGATGCTGCCATTAACTCAGCAGATGCTCACAAGAAGACAAGAGACTAGAAAACCATTTCCAGTCTCATACGCACCATCAATAATAACCACTTGGGCTGttcaaagaggaaaaaaagttTATTTTATAGGTAATCTATACAACTTCGGCATCAATTTATGGTACATACAGGAAGGGAATCACCCACAAGGGGTGCTTCATTGTCATTTGCTTATGATGAACCATCAAGTAGAAAACAAATATGCTCTAAATATTGGTGTAACTGAAGACAAAAAATGAATTCCCCTATGTTTAATAGCTTTAACCACAACTGAGTAAGGATTACTCCTCATTTGATTTGACTACCCAGAGAATACCGAAGATAACAAAACAAAGGTTTGTGtgtgttttgggggggggggggtgaagaaaaacttaatcTAATTATAATTAACAAACTGGTAGAATCCAAACTACTGATGATATGCAAAGAGAACAGAGTATCGTATAACATGGTACTCACTTGGTTATGTCCTTGTAACGTGCAGCAAGGTATTGCTTTGCTGCATCAGTCAAAGGCTGAACTGCTTCAGCCATTAAAACACTGGAAGGGAGCTCCAGATAGAGTAATGCTGACTCAGGTGTCATGGGGAGGGTCCGTAGTAGACGGCTGCAGTACCTCATGCATGAAGCTACCTCGAATTTGTCTGCAGCCATCAGCACATCCAGCAAAGCAGGTGCTGTCGTTGTTGATAGGGTATTGCTGTACATAAATTTAAGGAGCTCCATGAGTGCATCTTCCTCTGTCCATGTGGAATAATTGAAATTGAAGTAAGATTTCAATGTTCAGTTGCACATGCTAGtatataatttttattagtgACAGAAACCTTTATTaccaaagaaggaaagagaattgGCAGAATATGAAGAGTACCATGTCATAGTACAATAACACCACATGGCCAAGCCCTTACAAACCTACCGGAGGGGGACTCAATCAAAACAGGACCCACATAAAGAGATTCCCATTTATGCCCGTCTTGGCCAGAGGCCATTAGCTAGGTAATTTGTTGAATGTAACCTCCCAAAGAAACAGGAAATTTCTTAACTACAAAGAGATCTAGCCTTTCTTAGCAAATGAATGTACTGACATGGACCACCGGCTAACAGATCACCTAACTGGACTGATGCAGATCTGAACACACATTCAAGGAAGAAGTCCAAGTGAAGTGAATAGGCCAATCCGTGGTCTACTAGTTGctgttttgcttttgtttttacAGATTTCTATACTTTGGTTTATTTTTAAGTCTTTGTTTTGTTAATTGAAACATGGTCTAATTCTGGTTCAATGTGTGGGTCAATCTAAGTAATTTGAATTAAGTTATTAGTTCGCAACTAGGTGTTAAAGCTATGTGTGGGAATCACTTTCACCTCATGATTTTGAAAACCTGaaactgctgctgctgttttcTTCTGCAACTTGAAGAATCCATTGTGTTTGATCGAGGAAGAAGTATCGGTATTTGATCCGGTTGACACCTGgtggtgtgaagcccaggtggaTCATCTATTGTTCTCGTTCAAGTTTTGATACTGTTTTGCTGGTTTGAAAGTTCTATTTTCAGATTATAACCATTAACAAGTTGAGTTCTTAAATTTTCTGCAACCAGAACCAAGCTTCTTCTAGAAGATCATATACTAAGTGTTTTTCTAGGTTAAGCAAACCAGCCACCAAATTGATTTGAAACTCTTTCCATACCTTCATCAACCCTAGAATAGGAATCAATTCAAACTTGACCTAGTTCTGACAGTCAGATTTGAAGGTATCCCTGTTATTCCTATTCTGCCCTAACCCCCATTAGCACAAAGTTTCAGACCTTCAACCCAATACCGATTCTGATTTCAAACCCACATTAAACTACAGTTTTCAAGCCATCTTAATTCTGAAATTAGTGACCTAAGTTCCCTTTTCTAAACTCTATAACAGTATCTGATTTTGCCCTGTAACTCCATTCCTACTGCTACTAGGAAAACCAATAACTTCACTTCTGTCCATCCAAATAGACCGAAACTTTTGGCATCTATTCTCCTACTTATTACCTCCATTCGATCTCAATTTCACACCCATTCCATCATTAGATTTGGTGATATTAAAATCCACCCATAACCTGAGCCGTCTTTTGATAGAAGATCTTGGATTTGGCTACTGATTTGAATTCTCAAACCAGTATTACATTAAAAGGGATCAGAGTATGGCTGAAGAAGGTTTCTCAAGACTTCCACCTCCACCTGACCCTATGACTAAGGTAATGGAGATGTTCCAATAGTTATCTGAGAGAACGAAAGCCAAAGCATCAATGAGAGGTTGACTGCAATGGAGAACAGGCTGACTACACCCACGCATGATACTCACGTTCCACTTGAGAGTGAAACAGGGATCATTCTACAGCTCCGCTTAACAACCTGAGGTTTGCAGGTAGAGTCCACAGAGAGTTCCTACAGTGTAACCAACTATTGAAGAGCACTTAAGGAGCTATTACTAGTGACCAACATACACTTACTCTACACATAGAAGGTCAAACTTGAACTCAAGGAGTACATTGATACGCATGATCCTCAGGTGTGTTATGATTGGTTGGCAGCATTGGATAATTACTTTGATTGGCAGAACTATCTAAGACATGGAAGATGAAACTAGTACACACTAAGCTAGTTGGTTCAGCACGTGAATTGTGGAGAACCCATGAGACGGATCTTAAAGACCGGGATAGGGCATGCTCGTcacttgggaagagatgaaaaAAGAATTGAGGGACAAGTATTTGTCACCTACTTTCAGAGCTCGGTTACAAGACAATTTAAATTCTCTTCGTCAAGGAAGTTTATCAGTTGTTGGGTACATGGAGCAATTTGACTCTCTTCTTGCACTAGTTTAAGAGAGAATGACATACAAGTATTATCTCGATTTTGATTGGGATTACGGGCTGATATCAATAGAGCTATTGGTGTTACACATGTGGTAAATGTACAAGATTGTTTTGAGAAAGCTCTATGGGCAGAGAAGTTGTTAGCGCCTACAGCTAGGAGGGTTTGGTTATCAAGCTAGGGAGAACAATAAAATTTTTCTAGCACCTAATCCTACTATTGCAGCCCCTACTCGCACCACCACTCCTACACGACAAGTCAAGGTGAAGGCACCTATGACCAATGGCAA is drawn from Telopea speciosissima isolate NSW1024214 ecotype Mountain lineage chromosome 1, Tspe_v1, whole genome shotgun sequence and contains these coding sequences:
- the LOC122665674 gene encoding BTB/POZ domain-containing protein POB1-like isoform X2, which codes for MKDSNADLFDPRTIMDSDFSPGLHATPEGDFGFAFNDSNFSDRILRIEIMSGLPENKSDVDGFNSIADWARNRKRRREDIKKENATDFSVFPEEEQILNIGQPDTEDGLTYENQDEEVMAMIEESPSGHGAAHSNDSSWSMDCTTVLRAKTIHISSPILAAKSPFFYKLFSNGMRESEQRHVTLRINASEEDALMELLKFMYSNTLSTTTAPALLDVLMAADKFEVASCMRYCSRLLRTLPMTPESALLYLELPSSVLMAEAVQPLTDAAKQYLAARYKDITKFQEEVLSLPLAGIEAVLSSDNLQVASEDSVYDFVLKWARAHYPKLEERREILGSRLGRLIRFPCMTCRKLKKVLTCNDFDHELASKVVLEALFFKAEAPHRQHSLAAEEAAATNCRFVERAYKYRPVKVVEFELPRQQCVVYLDLKREECTKLFPSGRVYSQAFHLGGQGFFLSAHCNMDQQSSFHCFGLFLGMQEKGSVSFAVDYEFAARSKPKEEYVSKYKGNYTFTGGKAVGYRNLFAMAWTSFMADDSLYFINDILHLRAELTIKH
- the LOC122665674 gene encoding BTB/POZ domain-containing protein POB1-like isoform X1, with protein sequence MKDSNADLFDPRTIMDSDFSPGLHATPEGDFGFAFNDSNFSDRILRIEIMSGLPENKSDVDGFNSIADWARNRKRRREDIKKENATDFSVFPEEEQILNIGQPDTEDGLTYENQDEEVMAMIEESPSGDEAADRCPTSPCGCVIQILKHLITFIGHGAAHSNDSSWSMDCTTVLRAKTIHISSPILAAKSPFFYKLFSNGMRESEQRHVTLRINASEEDALMELLKFMYSNTLSTTTAPALLDVLMAADKFEVASCMRYCSRLLRTLPMTPESALLYLELPSSVLMAEAVQPLTDAAKQYLAARYKDITKFQEEVLSLPLAGIEAVLSSDNLQVASEDSVYDFVLKWARAHYPKLEERREILGSRLGRLIRFPCMTCRKLKKVLTCNDFDHELASKVVLEALFFKAEAPHRQHSLAAEEAAATNCRFVERAYKYRPVKVVEFELPRQQCVVYLDLKREECTKLFPSGRVYSQAFHLGGQGFFLSAHCNMDQQSSFHCFGLFLGMQEKGSVSFAVDYEFAARSKPKEEYVSKYKGNYTFTGGKAVGYRNLFAMAWTSFMADDSLYFINDILHLRAELTIKH